A genomic stretch from Spongiibacter nanhainus includes:
- a CDS encoding TonB-dependent receptor codes for MSFGQTDAAELDGPSVNAPAAAAPAARRTTSRLLEEVVVTAQKREESVQDVPVSIQAFSGEKLDALGITDQVDLQRITPGLNVTEQVSYTITFLRGIGTDATIAADPSVATYIDGIYYPFASNLAQNFGSVERIEVLKGPQGTLFGRNATGGAIAVHTKNPEFDGFYGEALAEIGSFDSTQGRVHVNVPILDDVAMSATALYSTTDGYYEGRHGNPRRPVDGDTAKGYRIKLRAQPTEDLDINLAAVHMEMYIGEGSTGYTAEPSLLGQTLGIEPQRGYKGELDTLTLNDTDANDVYYGSIEYFAPWFTFKLLGSDQRMDTTGVRDFDGSAQPISTLATPSQYIDAQSAEVQFLSNGEWGPSWLEWIVGGFYFEAVQGFEELDFSLLGLDLTSGSIAGLTLPQPLVSLVNALLGQNLPSGAFDLVGLIGTESKAVFAQTTISFTDWLDLTLGGRYQEEERYIVRSSAGLDTAGGRQELFDNSDRATDSEGNPYPATDLQKDFTPKVSVQLRPFDNDTMIYLSWQEAVKAATYNTVVIYDQPDYVAPEELEAWELGIKTSFYDGAIQLNAAVFDYDVENLQTYYLSLFAGGVISFQNAGAARIRGFEFDGFMPLFPNVIDNLALIGGMSFLDAQYEEFDGASGYDENGTFQQNEDYSGNDVIRTPSMTATASLSKTWNMDGGPLELAFDAYYTDEFYYEASNRDVSRQESYWLYGSRLSYLYERWDLRTTLSVRNLTDERYTAGFFASDFGTQPTLAAPRSYALQVIWNF; via the coding sequence TTGTCCTTCGGACAGACCGATGCCGCTGAGCTCGACGGACCCAGTGTGAATGCCCCGGCGGCTGCGGCCCCGGCAGCTCGCCGCACGACCTCGCGATTGCTCGAGGAGGTGGTGGTCACGGCCCAAAAGCGTGAAGAAAGCGTCCAGGACGTGCCGGTCTCCATTCAGGCCTTTTCCGGTGAAAAGCTGGATGCCTTGGGTATCACCGATCAAGTCGATCTGCAACGCATCACCCCCGGGTTGAATGTCACCGAGCAGGTGAGTTATACCATCACCTTTCTGCGGGGTATCGGCACCGACGCCACTATTGCCGCCGACCCCAGTGTCGCTACCTATATCGACGGTATCTACTACCCCTTCGCCTCTAATCTGGCGCAAAACTTTGGTTCGGTGGAGCGCATCGAGGTCCTTAAGGGGCCGCAGGGTACGCTGTTTGGCCGCAACGCCACCGGCGGTGCCATCGCCGTCCACACCAAGAACCCAGAGTTTGATGGCTTCTATGGTGAAGCCTTGGCTGAGATTGGCAGCTTTGACAGTACCCAGGGCCGGGTGCATGTGAATGTGCCGATTCTCGACGATGTGGCGATGAGCGCCACAGCGCTGTACTCCACGACTGATGGCTACTACGAGGGGCGCCACGGTAACCCCCGTCGGCCGGTGGATGGCGACACCGCCAAGGGCTATCGCATCAAGCTGCGCGCTCAGCCCACTGAGGATTTGGATATCAACTTGGCCGCGGTTCATATGGAGATGTATATCGGCGAAGGCAGCACCGGTTATACCGCGGAGCCCTCACTACTGGGTCAAACCCTGGGTATTGAGCCCCAGCGCGGCTACAAAGGTGAGCTGGACACGCTGACACTAAACGATACCGATGCCAACGACGTCTACTACGGCTCTATCGAATATTTTGCTCCATGGTTTACCTTCAAACTGCTGGGCAGCGACCAGCGCATGGACACCACCGGGGTGCGGGACTTTGACGGTTCTGCTCAACCGATATCGACGCTGGCGACTCCCAGCCAGTATATCGACGCGCAATCCGCCGAGGTGCAGTTTCTCTCCAATGGTGAGTGGGGGCCGAGTTGGCTTGAGTGGATTGTCGGCGGCTTCTACTTTGAAGCGGTGCAGGGCTTTGAAGAGCTGGACTTTTCGCTGTTGGGTCTGGACCTGACCAGCGGTTCCATCGCCGGGCTGACTTTACCCCAGCCACTGGTTAGCTTGGTCAATGCGCTACTGGGCCAGAATTTGCCCAGTGGGGCGTTTGATTTGGTGGGCCTGATTGGCACCGAGTCCAAAGCGGTCTTCGCGCAAACCACCATCAGTTTCACTGATTGGCTGGATCTGACGTTGGGGGGGCGCTACCAGGAAGAGGAGCGCTATATTGTCAGGTCTAGTGCCGGTTTGGATACCGCAGGTGGTCGTCAAGAATTATTCGACAACAGCGATCGAGCCACAGACAGCGAGGGGAATCCCTATCCAGCCACGGACCTACAAAAAGACTTCACACCCAAAGTGTCGGTTCAGCTGCGGCCCTTCGACAACGATACAATGATCTACCTGTCCTGGCAGGAAGCGGTAAAGGCGGCAACCTATAATACCGTGGTCATCTACGATCAGCCTGACTACGTGGCACCCGAGGAGCTTGAGGCTTGGGAGCTGGGTATTAAAACCTCGTTCTACGATGGTGCCATTCAGCTCAATGCGGCGGTATTTGATTACGACGTGGAAAACCTGCAAACCTACTATTTGTCATTGTTTGCCGGCGGTGTGATCAGCTTCCAGAACGCCGGTGCGGCGCGTATTCGCGGCTTTGAGTTCGATGGCTTTATGCCGCTGTTCCCCAATGTGATCGACAACTTGGCGCTGATCGGCGGTATGTCCTTCCTGGATGCGCAGTATGAAGAGTTTGATGGTGCCTCCGGTTATGATGAAAACGGCACCTTTCAGCAGAACGAAGATTACAGTGGCAACGACGTTATCCGTACCCCCAGCATGACCGCGACAGCCTCGCTGAGCAAAACCTGGAATATGGACGGTGGGCCGCTGGAACTGGCATTTGATGCCTATTACACCGATGAGTTTTACTACGAGGCCAGTAACCGGGACGTTTCCCGTCAAGAATCCTACTGGCTTTACGGCAGCCGCTTAAGTTACCTGTACGAGCGCTGGGATTTGCGCACGACTCTCAGTGTGCGCAACTTGACCGACGAGCGTTATACCGCTGGCTTCTTTGCCTCCGACTTTGGCACCCAGCCGACCCTGGCGGCGCCGCGTTCCTATGCATTACAGGTGATCTGGAATTTTTAA
- a CDS encoding oxygenase MpaB family protein, producing the protein MSENPTPQVDMRDISFLKPAGEPAMLSPDSVSWQVFKNPVAMFIGGITATLLELAEPRIRAGVWDNTEFKDKPLPRLKRTGLAAMVTVYGAESTARRLIHGVNQRHAKIRGTTEDGVRYHASQRELMNWVHTTASFGFLEAYRAFVREVPLADRDRFYSEALNSASVYGAPGCPSSEIECKEHFAAISDQLQATEVNREFLDIMRRTPALPGIMRPFQGLFIRAAVSLLPPPLLTQLELEDMGRLRPWERWLVTLFGKLTDRMVIKNSPAVQSCQRLGLPADYLYQKSRRLGT; encoded by the coding sequence ATGTCAGAGAATCCCACACCGCAAGTCGATATGCGTGACATCAGCTTTCTCAAGCCCGCCGGTGAGCCGGCCATGCTATCCCCTGATTCGGTGTCCTGGCAGGTGTTCAAAAACCCGGTGGCCATGTTTATCGGCGGGATTACCGCGACCCTATTAGAACTGGCAGAGCCCCGCATTCGCGCTGGCGTTTGGGATAATACTGAATTCAAGGATAAGCCTCTGCCGCGCCTGAAACGCACTGGGCTGGCGGCCATGGTGACGGTATACGGCGCTGAATCCACCGCCCGCCGACTGATTCACGGCGTCAATCAGCGCCACGCCAAAATTCGCGGCACCACCGAGGATGGCGTCCGCTACCACGCCTCCCAGCGGGAGTTAATGAACTGGGTGCACACCACGGCTTCATTCGGCTTTTTGGAGGCCTATCGTGCCTTTGTTCGGGAAGTCCCCCTCGCCGATCGGGACCGTTTCTACAGCGAAGCACTCAACAGCGCCTCGGTGTATGGCGCACCCGGCTGCCCCAGCAGCGAAATCGAATGCAAGGAGCACTTTGCTGCCATCAGCGACCAGCTACAGGCGACCGAAGTGAATCGAGAGTTTCTCGACATCATGCGCCGTACCCCCGCACTGCCCGGAATTATGCGCCCCTTTCAAGGGCTGTTTATCCGCGCCGCGGTATCGCTACTACCGCCGCCGCTGCTCACCCAGCTGGAGCTTGAGGATATGGGACGACTGCGCCCCTGGGAGCGCTGGCTGGTCACTCTATTTGGCAAGCTCACAGATCGCATGGTGATCAAGAACTCCCCCGCCGTACAAAGCTGTCAGCGACTGGGTTTGCCAGCGGACTACCTCTATCAAAAAAGCCGCCGGCTCGGAACCTAG
- a CDS encoding TonB-dependent receptor, whose amino-acid sequence MRMRYGLKYITAALLVAGASGALAAPALEEVVVTAQKRTQSAQDVPIAVTALSQDAMREAGVFDVADLTDVNPSISFDAGQSSQNSSLKIRGIGTVGNGRTFEGAVGVFIDGVYRSRSGMALQDMNDIGSLELLRGPQGTLFGKNTVAGALSLTSNKPNFDGINGNAEVLGGSYNKEFVSAAVNLPVSDNHALRFSVVSNKQDGFYRSRQFDRTYNQTDRLSAKAQWLWDVSDTLSSWLVLDYSKSDAGCCWGSVQVVSGPLTDDIEYYANLRGRDFYKQGPAEDQRLTNNNQDSEEFREDIGLAWTLDWALESGDLKSVTGIRRFKDEQIRGDADFGPAHIIVLSEPTQIDFFSQEINFSTTWGRTDIVAGLFYSEEEYTSTRQFIADTDSNNYASFRTTRAIPELLGLSVDTAPLCRPPGMTLGCTATLSLIGNLVGIQAFDLFPSTPGDRITEDYYYQDASSAAAFFHTQTHFDNGFTLVAGARYSQDKKDGGYDQVYWYNSELAQIIMATGLLGPTPTGNLTTPRNAFDLFGIYNSPSFKDDYESSVVTTTVSGTYELADDVMTYLTFSKGYKSGAVNLFQEAVNQNNTSYEPEYATSWELGLKSRYWDGRAQTNIALFDTIYEDLQINFFDGFNFFTRNTGEATSRGIEIENTAQITDRLRGSLSITYLKAEFSDLGNAPETIRHLDGRQTPRAPDLSGVAALSYEQPFTPSLAGYGRISASYSGEHWASPDTPDEPTQGPYTLLDLTLGLRYFGDNDYDLSFFCKNCTDVTYRTIYFAMPVQEGSFNAYLNEPRQVGLSLKAHF is encoded by the coding sequence ATGAGAATGCGATACGGACTTAAATACATCACTGCTGCGCTGCTAGTGGCAGGCGCAAGTGGTGCACTGGCCGCACCGGCCCTCGAGGAAGTGGTGGTGACGGCTCAAAAGCGGACCCAAAGTGCGCAGGATGTTCCTATCGCGGTGACGGCCCTATCTCAAGACGCCATGCGTGAAGCCGGCGTATTCGACGTCGCCGACCTCACCGACGTCAACCCCAGTATCAGCTTTGACGCAGGCCAAAGCTCGCAAAACTCCAGCCTCAAAATCCGCGGTATCGGCACCGTGGGCAACGGCCGTACCTTTGAAGGTGCCGTGGGCGTCTTTATCGACGGCGTGTATCGTTCACGTTCAGGCATGGCCCTGCAGGATATGAATGATATCGGCTCACTGGAACTATTGCGCGGCCCTCAAGGCACGCTATTTGGTAAAAACACCGTAGCCGGCGCCCTCTCCCTCACCAGTAACAAACCCAACTTTGACGGCATCAACGGCAACGCCGAGGTGCTGGGCGGCAGCTACAACAAGGAGTTTGTCTCCGCTGCAGTTAATCTGCCAGTTTCAGATAATCACGCCCTGCGTTTTTCTGTGGTCAGTAACAAACAAGACGGCTTCTATCGCAGTCGCCAATTCGATCGCACCTACAACCAAACTGACCGTCTGAGCGCCAAAGCCCAATGGCTGTGGGATGTCAGCGATACATTAAGCTCCTGGCTGGTTCTGGACTACTCTAAGTCCGATGCAGGTTGCTGTTGGGGTAGCGTACAGGTCGTTAGCGGTCCACTTACCGACGACATCGAGTATTACGCTAACCTGCGGGGACGGGACTTCTACAAACAGGGCCCGGCAGAAGACCAGCGTCTGACCAACAACAACCAGGACTCTGAAGAATTCCGCGAAGATATCGGCCTGGCCTGGACCCTGGACTGGGCTCTGGAATCCGGTGATCTAAAATCGGTCACTGGTATTCGTCGCTTTAAAGACGAACAGATTCGCGGTGACGCCGACTTTGGCCCGGCTCATATCATCGTGCTGTCTGAGCCTACCCAGATTGATTTTTTCTCCCAGGAAATTAACTTCTCTACCACCTGGGGTCGCACCGATATTGTCGCCGGCCTGTTTTACTCCGAAGAGGAATACACCAGTACCCGACAATTCATTGCCGACACCGACAGTAATAACTATGCCAGCTTCCGCACCACTCGGGCCATTCCCGAATTGCTGGGCCTTAGCGTTGATACCGCCCCCCTGTGCCGTCCGCCGGGCATGACCCTGGGTTGCACCGCCACACTGAGCCTGATTGGTAATCTGGTGGGTATTCAGGCCTTCGACCTGTTCCCCTCCACCCCCGGCGACCGCATTACCGAAGATTATTACTACCAGGATGCCAGCAGTGCGGCGGCCTTTTTCCACACCCAAACCCACTTTGACAATGGCTTCACACTGGTTGCCGGTGCCCGCTACAGCCAGGACAAAAAAGACGGCGGCTACGACCAGGTATACTGGTATAACTCGGAGTTAGCGCAGATCATTATGGCAACTGGATTGCTGGGCCCCACCCCCACTGGCAATCTGACCACACCACGGAACGCCTTTGATCTGTTCGGCATCTACAACTCACCCAGCTTTAAGGACGACTACGAAAGCAGCGTTGTCACTACCACGGTATCAGGCACCTACGAGCTGGCCGATGACGTAATGACTTACCTGACTTTCTCCAAGGGCTATAAGTCCGGTGCAGTTAACCTGTTTCAGGAAGCCGTTAACCAGAACAACACCAGCTACGAGCCCGAATACGCCACCAGCTGGGAACTGGGTTTGAAGTCCCGTTACTGGGATGGCCGCGCACAAACCAACATTGCGCTGTTCGATACCATTTACGAAGATCTGCAAATTAACTTCTTCGATGGCTTCAACTTCTTTACCCGCAACACTGGTGAAGCAACCTCCCGGGGTATCGAAATTGAAAACACCGCACAAATTACCGACCGCCTGCGGGGCAGCTTGAGCATCACCTACCTCAAGGCGGAGTTTTCCGACCTGGGCAATGCGCCGGAAACTATTCGTCACCTCGACGGCCGGCAAACCCCTCGTGCACCAGACCTGTCTGGGGTCGCAGCGCTTAGCTACGAGCAGCCCTTTACGCCGTCACTCGCTGGCTACGGTCGCATTTCTGCTTCTTACAGCGGCGAGCACTGGGCCAGCCCGGATACCCCCGACGAGCCCACCCAGGGACCCTACACCTTGTTGGACCTGACCCTGGGGTTGCGCTACTTCGGTGACAATGACTACGACCTGAGCTTTTTCTGCAAGAACTGCACAGACGTCACCTACCGCACCATCTACTTTGCGATGCCAGTGCAAGAGGGCTCGTTTAACGCCTACCTCAATGAACCCCGACAAGTGGGTCTTAGCCTGAAAGCACACTTCTAA
- a CDS encoding TonB-dependent receptor has translation MTLSRRAVPPMVLLSSMASAQEGPKRQLEEVIVTAQKRAESLSDVPVSVTAVSSEKLNQAGIENLSDLSEYTPNFKMVKGGLAPNVYMRGIGSGSNLGFEMSVGIFSDGIHLGRAQQTRAAFMDVERVEVLRGPQSILFGKNAIAGAINVISAKPGDYFEGMVSGIYGIELENREVNTVLSGPLGDAFGARLALRYREDEGYIYNPELKRDDGGSEEKSGRLILTWTPTDFIDTSLKLEQTELEQIGRTLQVTHPSALTGCSGENTRRDYVRHSEADERVKLDSYNGTLNVDVHMESGTLTSVTGFTGFTGFENDEVFDPDSSSFNTSVFDGVEEFSQFSQELRFASPGGEFIDYIGGVFYQENEVTSDVQAPLNVRTGAIEDTGVCALNTQQLVAADLDRQFELESQAWSAFTQMTFNFNESWRSTLGLRYVYERKEGERVFNLYERGTQIPVNPVTALLLSQLNVGAHELSGDRDSALLLPLVNVQWDLNDSVMTYASYTRGAKSGGYDAQGNNGDGGPQGGATNFEFDDEVADSFELGAKMRLLDGAADLNLAIYRVEYDDMQVSVFDGVAGFSVTNAGQALTQGIELDGRLLATQWLMLTGSVGYLDFEWLKYEQGPCYPGSPDEDPNTGTCDFEGKVNQQTPEWTASLSAITTWSLTDTLTMEAAADVNFRDEHYISGDLDPRGLEDAVVKYNARVRIFDNAETWWMSLVGKNLTDELVMGFGGGTGLDVGGYRASAEPPRSVYLEGGLRF, from the coding sequence ATGACCTTGTCACGCCGCGCAGTACCACCGATGGTGCTGCTTTCGAGCATGGCCTCTGCCCAAGAGGGGCCAAAGCGTCAGCTGGAGGAGGTGATCGTGACCGCCCAGAAGCGGGCCGAATCCCTGAGCGATGTACCAGTTTCTGTTACTGCTGTGTCTTCAGAGAAGCTGAACCAGGCCGGTATTGAAAACTTGTCTGACCTATCCGAGTACACCCCCAACTTCAAAATGGTCAAGGGTGGTTTGGCTCCCAACGTCTACATGCGCGGCATCGGCTCAGGCTCCAACTTGGGTTTCGAAATGTCGGTGGGGATTTTCTCTGACGGTATTCACTTGGGGCGCGCCCAGCAAACCCGGGCAGCCTTTATGGATGTAGAGCGGGTAGAAGTGCTGCGCGGTCCCCAGTCCATCCTGTTTGGTAAAAACGCCATAGCTGGTGCGATCAATGTTATTTCTGCCAAGCCCGGCGACTACTTTGAAGGCATGGTTTCCGGTATTTACGGTATCGAGCTGGAAAATCGCGAGGTAAATACGGTGTTGTCCGGTCCCCTCGGCGACGCCTTTGGGGCCCGCTTGGCGCTGCGCTATCGGGAGGATGAAGGCTATATTTATAACCCCGAGCTCAAGCGCGATGACGGTGGTTCCGAAGAGAAGTCGGGCCGCTTGATTCTGACTTGGACGCCCACCGACTTTATCGACACGTCTTTGAAACTGGAGCAAACCGAGCTGGAGCAGATCGGTAGAACCCTGCAGGTTACCCATCCCAGTGCGCTGACGGGTTGCTCCGGCGAGAATACCCGCCGCGACTACGTGCGCCACAGTGAGGCCGATGAGCGAGTTAAGCTGGACTCTTACAACGGCACATTGAACGTTGATGTGCATATGGAGTCAGGTACCCTCACCTCAGTCACCGGTTTCACCGGTTTCACCGGTTTTGAGAACGACGAGGTCTTCGATCCTGATTCCAGTAGTTTCAACACGTCGGTGTTTGACGGTGTCGAAGAGTTTAGCCAATTCAGCCAGGAGCTGCGTTTTGCCTCACCTGGTGGTGAATTCATCGACTATATCGGTGGCGTCTTTTATCAAGAAAACGAAGTTACTTCCGATGTGCAGGCGCCGTTAAATGTGCGTACCGGTGCGATTGAAGATACCGGGGTTTGTGCTCTGAATACCCAGCAGTTGGTCGCTGCTGATCTGGACCGTCAGTTTGAGCTGGAGAGCCAGGCTTGGTCGGCCTTTACTCAGATGACCTTCAACTTTAACGAGAGCTGGCGCAGCACCCTGGGCTTGCGCTATGTGTATGAGCGCAAAGAGGGCGAGCGGGTCTTTAATCTGTACGAGCGTGGCACACAGATTCCCGTCAACCCGGTCACTGCGCTGTTGCTTAGTCAGCTCAACGTTGGCGCCCACGAACTGAGCGGCGACCGCGACAGTGCCTTGCTCCTGCCCTTGGTTAATGTGCAGTGGGATCTCAATGACAGTGTGATGACCTACGCCTCCTACACCCGTGGCGCCAAGTCCGGTGGCTACGATGCCCAGGGCAACAATGGCGATGGCGGGCCCCAGGGCGGTGCCACAAACTTTGAGTTTGATGACGAAGTGGCCGATTCCTTCGAGCTGGGTGCGAAAATGCGCCTGTTGGATGGCGCGGCCGACTTGAACCTGGCGATCTACCGGGTGGAATACGATGACATGCAAGTGAGCGTCTTCGACGGGGTCGCCGGCTTTAGTGTCACCAATGCGGGTCAGGCGCTGACGCAAGGTATTGAGCTGGATGGTCGTTTACTGGCTACGCAGTGGCTGATGTTGACGGGTTCTGTGGGCTACCTGGATTTTGAATGGCTCAAGTATGAGCAGGGGCCCTGTTATCCGGGCTCTCCTGATGAAGATCCCAACACCGGCACCTGTGACTTTGAAGGCAAAGTTAACCAGCAAACTCCTGAGTGGACCGCGAGCTTATCGGCAATCACCACCTGGTCGCTTACCGATACGCTTACTATGGAAGCGGCGGCCGACGTAAACTTCCGTGACGAGCACTACATTTCTGGCGATCTTGATCCCCGTGGCTTGGAGGACGCCGTCGTCAAATACAATGCTCGCGTTCGTATATTCGACAACGCCGAAACCTGGTGGATGTCATTGGTTGGCAAGAATCTGACTGATGAGCTGGTGATGGGCTTTGGCGGCGGTACCGGCCTTGATGTAGGTGGCTACCGTGCCTCTGCCGAACCACCTCGTTCGGTTTACCTGGAAGGCGGTTTGCGCTTTTAG